The following coding sequences lie in one beta proteobacterium CB genomic window:
- the rplK gene encoding ribosomal protein L11: protein MAKKIIGFIKLQIPAGKANPSPPVGPALGQRGLNIMEFCKAFNAQTQSMEPGLPIPVVITAFADKSFTFIMKTPPATIMIKKAAKIEKGSPRPHTDKVGKITRAQAEEIAKAKMPDLTAADMDAAVRTIAGSARSMGITVEGL, encoded by the coding sequence ATGGCAAAGAAGATCATTGGCTTTATCAAGCTGCAGATCCCTGCAGGTAAAGCAAATCCATCACCTCCCGTAGGTCCAGCATTGGGTCAACGTGGCCTCAATATTATGGAATTTTGTAAGGCGTTTAATGCTCAAACTCAGAGCATGGAACCTGGCCTTCCAATTCCAGTCGTGATTACAGCGTTTGCTGATAAGAGCTTCACTTTCATCATGAAGACTCCTCCAGCAACCATCATGATTAAGAAGGCTGCAAAGATCGAAAAAGGATCACCACGTCCGCATACCGATAAGGTAGGAAAAATTACACGTGCTCAAGCAGAAGAAATTGCTAAAGCAAAAATGCCAGATTTGACAGCTGCTGATATGGATGCTGCTGTAAGAACAATCGCTGGTAGCGCCCGTTCAATGGGCATCACAGTGGAAGGTCTCTAA
- the rplA gene encoding 50S ribosomal protein L1, with protein MTKLSKRLKAIESKVDRNKFYALEDALNLVKECATAKFDESIDVAVQLGIDAKKSDQVVRGAVVLPAGTGKHVRVAVFAQGEKAEQAKAAGAEIVGMEDLADQIKGGKIDFDILIASPDTMKIVGTLGQVLGPRGLMPNPKVGTVTPDVATAVKNAKAGQVQFRVDKAGIVHASIGRRSFEPAALKSNLLALLEALNKAKPPASKGVYLKKVAVSSTMGAGVRVDQASIQAAQ; from the coding sequence ATGACTAAGTTATCTAAGCGTTTAAAAGCAATCGAATCTAAAGTAGATCGCAATAAGTTTTATGCATTAGAAGATGCATTGAACCTCGTTAAAGAGTGTGCAACTGCTAAGTTTGATGAGTCTATCGACGTTGCAGTTCAGTTGGGCATTGATGCTAAGAAATCTGACCAAGTTGTGCGTGGCGCAGTTGTGCTCCCAGCTGGTACAGGCAAGCATGTTCGTGTAGCGGTATTTGCACAAGGCGAAAAAGCTGAACAAGCTAAAGCTGCTGGTGCTGAGATCGTTGGCATGGAAGATCTTGCTGACCAAATTAAAGGCGGCAAAATCGATTTCGATATTTTGATCGCATCCCCAGACACAATGAAGATTGTTGGTACTTTAGGTCAAGTATTGGGCCCACGTGGTTTGATGCCGAATCCAAAAGTTGGAACTGTTACTCCTGACGTTGCTACTGCAGTTAAGAATGCAAAAGCAGGTCAAGTGCAATTCCGTGTGGACAAAGCCGGTATCGTGCACGCAAGCATTGGCCGTCGTTCATTCGAGCCAGCTGCATTGAAATCAAACTTGCTCGCATTGCTTGAGGCTTTGAACAAAGCTAAGCCACCTGCATCTAAGGGCGTTTATTTAAAGAAGGTTGCCGTAAGCAGCACCATGGGTGCAGGCGTACGTGTTGACCAGGCATCGATACAAGCTGCTCAGTAA
- the rplJ gene encoding ribosomal protein L10: MPLNVQDKKAIVADVGAQLAGAQTVVLAEYRGIPVEQLTKLRASARDQGVYLRVLKNTLARRAAQGTQFEPLADSMVGPLIYGISADPIASAKVLQNFAKTQDKLVITAGLYNGKLLDVAGVKALATIPSRDELLSQLLGVMLAPVSAMARVLGAVAAQKAEGAPAPVAAPVVEAAAPAEVVAEAAAPEAVAEPAAAAPEAGTETPETPAAE; the protein is encoded by the coding sequence GTGCCTTTGAATGTACAAGACAAAAAAGCGATTGTTGCTGATGTCGGCGCTCAATTGGCTGGAGCTCAAACAGTCGTGCTCGCTGAATACCGTGGTATTCCAGTAGAGCAGTTGACAAAGCTACGTGCTAGCGCACGTGACCAAGGTGTATATCTTCGCGTTTTGAAGAACACATTGGCACGCCGTGCTGCACAAGGCACACAGTTTGAGCCTCTTGCTGATTCGATGGTTGGCCCCTTGATCTACGGCATCTCTGCTGATCCGATTGCTTCGGCAAAAGTATTACAGAACTTTGCTAAGACTCAAGACAAGCTAGTCATTACTGCTGGCTTATATAACGGCAAGTTGTTAGACGTTGCAGGTGTTAAAGCCCTCGCAACAATTCCAAGCCGCGACGAGTTGTTATCTCAGTTGTTGGGTGTCATGTTGGCCCCAGTTTCTGCAATGGCTCGCGTATTGGGCGCAGTAGCAGCACAAAAGGCAGAGGGAGCACCCGCTCCTGTTGCAGCACCTGTAGTTGAAGCAGCAGCGCCAGCAGAAGTAGTTGCTGAAGCGGCCGCTCCAGAAGCAGTTGCTGAGCCTGCAGCCGCAGCCCCAGAAGCTGGAACAGAAACACCTGAAACCCCTGCCGCCGAATAA
- the rplL gene encoding ribosomal protein L7/L12 — MAITKEEIIDAVGSMSVMDLNDLVKAFEEKFGVSAAAMAVAGPAGAAGGAAAEEQTEFTVNLLEAGANKVSVIKAVREITGLGLKEAKDLVDGAPKPIKEAVDKKTAEEAKKKLEEAGAKAELK; from the coding sequence ATGGCGATTACCAAAGAAGAAATCATTGATGCAGTAGGTAGCATGTCCGTAATGGATTTGAACGACTTGGTTAAGGCGTTCGAAGAGAAGTTTGGCGTTTCAGCTGCAGCGATGGCTGTTGCTGGTCCTGCTGGCGCTGCTGGCGGTGCTGCTGCTGAAGAGCAAACAGAATTCACTGTTAACTTGCTCGAAGCTGGTGCAAATAAAGTTTCAGTAATTAAGGCTGTTCGCGAAATCACTGGTCTTGGCTTGAAAGAAGCTAAAGATTTAGTTGATGGCGCACCAAAGCCAATCAAAGAAGCTGTTGACAAGAAGACAGCTGAAGAAGCTAAGAAGAAGCTTGAAGAAGCTGGCGCTAAAGCAGAACTCAAGTAA